CAGGCCCGCATCGAGGGCCTGCCGCTGCCGCTGGTTTTGCTCGGCGGCGGACTGGCCGCCACCGCTTGCGGTGTGCTGTTCGGCTTGCCCAGCCTGCGCATCCGCGGTCTGTATCTGGCGGTGGCCACGTTGGCGGCCCAGTTCTTCATCGATTGGTTCACCAACCGGGTGCGCTGGGTCACCAACGACTCATCGTCCGGCTCGGTCAGTGTCGGGGCGCTGCAGCTGTTCGGCATCAGCCTGGACGCACCGGTGCAGCGCTATCTGCTGTGCCTGAGCCTGGTGGTGCTGTTCGCGGTGCTGACCCGCAATCTGGTGCGCGGGGCCATCGGTCGGGAATGGATGGCGATGCGCGACATGGATGTGGCCGCCGCCGTGATCGGCATCCGGCCGGTGCATGCCAAGCTCACCGCATTCGCGGTGAGCAGCTTCATCGTGGGCGTGGCGGGCGCGCTGTGGGGCTTTGTGCATCTCGGCGCCTGGGAGCCGGCGGCCTTCGGCATCGACAAGTCGTTCCAGTTGCTGTTCATGATCATCATCGGCGGACTGGGCTCGATCGCCGGGGCCTTCTTCGGCGCCGCGTTCATCGTGCTGCTGCCGCTGCTGCTCAACCATGTGCCGCATTGGCTGGGACTGCCCTTGTCGACGGCGACGGCCTCGCATCTGGAACACATGATCTTCGGTGCGTTGATCGTGTTCTTCCTGATCGTCGAGCCGCACGGCCTGGCGCGGCTGTGGTCGACGGCGCGTCAGAAGCTGCGGCTATGGCCCTTCCCCCATTGAGGCCCGGCGCTGTGGCCGCTCGTGATGTTCATAGGCTCCAGAGCATCCAAAGCGCCGGACCTTCACGCGTTCCCGCTGATTCAGTCGTTCAGTCATTCGCTCGAAGTCATTCGCTCGATCCCCGAGCACCGGGCACCACCGAAGTGCCCTCCACAGGAGACAAGTCCATGACGCTCAAGACTCTTGCCACCGCTGTGCTCCGGCGCGGTCGGCTGTCGCTGCTGGCCGCGTTGGGCGGACTGGGTGCTGCGGCGATGCCGTCGGCGGCTCAGGCCCAGGCGGCGACCGAGCAGTTCATTCCGCTGCTGGTCTATCGAACCGGCCAGTTCGCCCCGTTGGGCATGCCCTGGGCCGATGGCAAACAGGACTATCTGAAGCTGGTGAATGCCCGGGACGGCGGGGTCAATGGCGTCAAGCTCGCCTTTGAAGAATGCGAAACCGCCTACGACGCCGCGAAGGGTGTGGAGTGCTATGAACGTCTGAAGGGC
The Roseateles amylovorans genome window above contains:
- a CDS encoding branched-chain amino acid ABC transporter permease, translated to MLYRENGQFKTSYRADLAMFPVAQDRWAMLVLALVAFVVVPGVGSDYLFRAVLIPFLVLSLAALGLNVLVGYCGQISLGTGAFMAVGAYAAFNLQARIEGLPLPLVLLGGGLAATACGVLFGLPSLRIRGLYLAVATLAAQFFIDWFTNRVRWVTNDSSSGSVSVGALQLFGISLDAPVQRYLLCLSLVVLFAVLTRNLVRGAIGREWMAMRDMDVAAAVIGIRPVHAKLTAFAVSSFIVGVAGALWGFVHLGAWEPAAFGIDKSFQLLFMIIIGGLGSIAGAFFGAAFIVLLPLLLNHVPHWLGLPLSTATASHLEHMIFGALIVFFLIVEPHGLARLWSTARQKLRLWPFPH